The bacterium DNA window GGATGCGCGGCCGGTCAGCGCGGGCGCGGCGTCGAGCGGCGGCGCCCACGTGACAAGCACCCGCGCGGCCGCCGCGGCAAGCGCGAAGCCGCCGCCGGCCAGGGCGCTCGCGACGATCGCAAGCCCCCACACCCGCGGGGTGTCGAGCGTCGCCATGGCGTTCACCATCGCCACGCCGAGTCCGCGGTCCCCGCCGAGGAACTCACCGAGGATCGCCCCGAGCACCGCGCCCGGCGCGGCGACGCGGAACCCCGCCAAGAGCCACGGCACGCTCGCGGGCAGACGCACCTTGCGAAGCGCGTCGAACGGCCGGCCGCCGAGCGTGTGGATCAGGTCGAGCGAGGCGCCGTCCGCCGACCGCAGGCCGATCAGCGTGGTGATCACCGTTGGAAAGAACACCGCGAGGGCGGCCAGCGCGACCTTGGGCTCGTCGCCGGGCAGCACCACCGCGATGATCGGGGCAATCGCCAGCAGCGGGGTCGCGTAGATGACGATCGCGATCTGCATCAAGAGGCCCTCGAGCCGGCGGACTTGCATGATGAGGAGCGCGAGCGCGATCGCCGCGAGATTGCCCCAGAAGAAGCCGCGCGCCGCTTCCCACAGCGTCGCGGCCACGTTCGTCGGGTAGATCGCGAGATCGTGCCAGGCCCGCAGCGCGATCGCGGCCGGCGACGAGATCGTGTACCGCGCCCAGGGCAGCATGCCGCCGAGGATCTGCCACAGGACGAGCAGCGCGACCGGCCCGAGCACCGCATCCAGCCGGCCGGACGCGCCCCAAAGAACGCCGCCGCGGGCGGCCGCCTCCGCTCCGCCGGGCGCGCGTCCCGCGGGCGCGTGGATCACGAGACCGGGGCCCCCGCGAAGAGCAGTTCGCTCAGCCGGTCGCAGAGGGCGTGGAACCGCGGACTCCGCAGCACCTCCGGGCCTCGCGGCCGCGGCAGATCGATCGCCACCTCCGCGCGCACCTCACCGGGCTG harbors:
- a CDS encoding ABC transporter permease subunit; protein product: MIHAPAGRAPGGAEAAARGGVLWGASGRLDAVLGPVALLVLWQILGGMLPWARYTISSPAAIALRAWHDLAIYPTNVAATLWEAARGFFWGNLAAIALALLIMQVRRLEGLLMQIAIVIYATPLLAIAPIIAVVLPGDEPKVALAALAVFFPTVITTLIGLRSADGASLDLIHTLGGRPFDALRKVRLPASVPWLLAGFRVAAPGAVLGAILGEFLGGDRGLGVAMVNAMATLDTPRVWGLAIVASALAGGGFALAAAAARVLVTWAPPLDAAPALTGRASRGLLPEGGDGGAAGAGRWALRRAGLTVVSIGVIVGLWVAFIRVFHLNPFFAKTPVQVLRDLVAGTAAVENRRELSAALAMTLEDAAAGFGVGTVTAAFVAVLFVVYPRLERAFMPVAITLRSVPVIAMTPLLVLLFGRGIAGTTAITAIITFFPTLVNVMQGLRSASPQAIEVLRLYAASPWAVVWKIRIPSALPSVFAAARISVLASILGAIVAEWLATGRGLGYLMIIARAQFQFTMLWAAGILVTIVSVLLYGMLTWVEAPVLRRYAPSQAGR